A stretch of the Pseudomonas sp. ACM7 genome encodes the following:
- a CDS encoding TcdA/TcdB pore-forming domain-containing protein, whose protein sequence is MLEPLGLLKQALASFVGPAGRPRRTTESLPPESAAPDVTDIYERLEGFEARLSNGTQQLLIPKTNVPDNLHFVWLGGGMGDIQRDYINIWKQTLSGQGYTLKLWYDSDALLAYETNRIIVEAAKSDAMLNGGQASSNAVELGDKYEERVIALKQQMFAHINKSVERGESADNARIDLLVRAYSQDEGRLKVLREKNRQSLLSLKEGAIVLRDLATEATPLYLQDIYEREISLRGNFAAASDIVRAEALFADGGSYADVDNLPPLLENLGGVDISRFGSDARLGVLQLILDHSPEWMPGRQVIRSKYTNYFEQIPLEHREALENFAKSSPDISSVFRRPVERQVRPDGLRAVAEQSTLSNAFLMAHPGSAMLKAVLDRFRLNYEVVDATARLAVERKIALIDAQAVIQVAKEVVEKKFGPLHELSSEEEIAVSFLMEAAATYYSDGIRPQSEVTIYLTGPAAMRDGLADYEKMHFTPRGAEASRAEVAIPAIATVNRATEEELDHSWKENESDTAQWLNREKQRWEAVKFKTRYAGDVTQLLKYQSIDFEEGWPVIEGRHVLITDLLQQLADDLGEPFRQAMSQRHNGSVTFEKSLSLSFDDRQAIIAQDDSIRPPASLLDTETQTLSMDELLSQVGKDPLLTVNLNPLQRLLLGGLLGVNALDNQHFDAASAMLENLANTMSELGVSHRYGIIERELFKQRHPAFLAGLTRASNPPVALSETSVELKKQALERPLTLQEWGRLVAKIQQVSKLEYRDRIGERIGEVLESFDHGSFKLVPQDLLLEGAGDRVAGRCYPLALAMAAALHKNSTAANSLRERFYLAVTEPEAADSRAFLSMIEELRDAPVNETGTPLMRSDLTEIVAMLEEKTATTTVMLNSDNHSMLVAKTLEGPHSTYLLYDPNFGIFEFATASEFGEALTHFFIRKEMARHYAAFGDVARPTFDLIELNGAGLNATVLASGVQVSSLSEPGALPEQTAPRVRQRLASARGQSLVNNAVLGSSLLELDAHWWGGQIAQATRQLQEQHGLASDSVALFETLEITPAGEYKISLVNTDAGQTIERVTTSDHRFLRIKNFLSETFHSLAARPRAPVNPLDPTDAGSVHTLNAGFTVQALMNVLRHHETAASGGDKALTTAIRLHAYVNYAQLAHGNVVDLIGVVKLVRQALDDEKLIARTSAPLVQKALGHIANEGVGTVLGLVNVGFDIYQLSHATNEIEKAQFGTQLAFDSASAVVGAAGLGAALAGAGTVASVLGGAGVILGGLAVGVTALAEGFATIAEEAKEVALFFDGLEKSYVQGGYYLDNALNAWIAHPLVVFADLDLRASTVHFDSPKLFPLRDHFGVPDFDVDYNRAIDIRQGLELPDSASFSPQAGQTIVLPCRPKTWYGYEYKLLPFVTYRHAGGYDTARRLEKKNKQGQWQFLFSFYSFPGEYVVNRLNPVYKPTVFNVRLDNVERSLAVPALPNVWHGLVSYRVEGAGAQCSVLLNPGVSLELVAPGHIAMQWVLLTPWLAETDIRIEAGGHLVSWALDVTFSGGGVHHVLLKLSNNKIVRVDLAACRLEVVEEEADPALGEQALLDHFKTLTHEHRLATSYTPVRNFVVPFEKPDEPRTVVAYYDSAQDRFLYIRDPNVLLSDEVILGAVLEDSAYFYHPESFDVWQVDAITGTLVQHYRLLVRADLAIVRCEAVTNGGIQIVQQLTGKDGQRDELTFVIHDRAVLLSSITRGQDPALQAVLEADTLTDWKQVLGYYHLPVESANTVNWRPGALVSICWQIDEKWRDLVWVRSSDGLIIRAPARRHRERGWADSIKALNDLVLIAPARVEGEVFVTYDKLHQRLMCQQRSMVDGRAQWSSSNISPPGLKNVVAVEQDYLVLTDSGLFFNIMPDGNLRLGGLTEHWFKDQTQWWSALATVALQYPVPSFAILGLTGFKAGLCAWYLGGRLLLAEMGHGKEVRLLSITPDNQATWLFDLSTGKIVRQVFIDPDHLNTAFAQGTKLLLAEALPAPTQEWASWTFSDVTVEGSGLRATTLEGVEVDLQYNEPVRISGVNSHWVAALEGKLSEGLAALANEHRCADFLSVKDPDYQQWYVVQTERLIRIPKTAIAAQFTLVGTQHQTNVMLHDSGDGFLHTYPQSNRVGPLDYVQRNAEVLVIEESKTRTDLLPLIADDVSILVLKLGQGSTTCRLTRAVWLKLESVIVDCRHSLDHSPSVPGKLIWDIVVADQLWASRVDEHLVIVDADIGHSLIFRDVFSTDVVLHRNVFLAMSGYQSFAVSTLVSTLVARKGSTSSVLLKDILPTAIVEKIED, encoded by the coding sequence ATGCTGGAGCCGCTTGGCCTGTTGAAGCAAGCATTGGCATCTTTTGTCGGGCCTGCCGGTCGACCACGACGAACGACTGAGTCGCTTCCTCCCGAGAGCGCGGCCCCCGACGTGACAGACATCTACGAACGGCTCGAAGGTTTCGAGGCTCGTTTGTCAAACGGTACGCAGCAGTTGCTGATTCCCAAAACAAACGTTCCTGACAATCTGCATTTTGTCTGGCTCGGCGGTGGTATGGGCGATATCCAGCGCGACTACATCAATATCTGGAAGCAGACATTGTCTGGGCAGGGTTACACCCTCAAACTCTGGTACGACAGCGATGCATTGCTGGCCTACGAAACCAATCGGATTATTGTCGAGGCAGCCAAGTCCGACGCCATGCTGAATGGCGGGCAGGCCAGTAGTAACGCTGTTGAGCTAGGCGACAAGTATGAAGAGCGGGTCATCGCTCTCAAGCAGCAAATGTTTGCGCACATTAATAAATCGGTAGAGCGCGGCGAGAGCGCCGACAACGCCAGGATCGATCTGTTGGTTCGAGCCTATAGCCAAGATGAAGGACGGTTGAAAGTATTAAGGGAAAAAAACCGCCAGAGTCTGTTGTCGCTGAAAGAAGGCGCTATTGTTCTTCGCGATCTCGCCACCGAGGCGACACCGTTGTACTTGCAGGACATCTACGAGCGAGAAATCAGCTTGCGTGGCAACTTTGCTGCCGCCTCCGATATTGTTCGCGCCGAGGCACTGTTCGCCGACGGTGGCAGTTATGCAGACGTGGATAACCTGCCTCCGCTGTTAGAAAACCTGGGGGGGGTGGATATCAGCCGGTTTGGCTCGGATGCACGCCTGGGTGTGTTGCAGTTGATACTTGACCACAGTCCTGAGTGGATGCCGGGACGGCAGGTTATACGCAGCAAGTACACAAACTATTTCGAGCAAATTCCCCTGGAACACCGTGAGGCGCTGGAGAATTTTGCCAAGAGCAGCCCTGATATCAGCAGTGTTTTCCGGCGCCCGGTAGAGCGCCAGGTGCGACCGGATGGACTGCGTGCCGTCGCCGAGCAAAGCACGTTGAGTAACGCGTTCTTGATGGCTCATCCCGGTTCAGCGATGCTCAAGGCTGTTCTTGACCGTTTCAGGCTTAACTATGAGGTGGTGGATGCCACCGCCCGGTTAGCCGTTGAAAGAAAGATTGCGCTTATCGACGCTCAGGCAGTCATTCAGGTTGCCAAGGAGGTGGTCGAGAAAAAGTTCGGGCCCTTGCATGAACTGTCGAGTGAGGAAGAAATAGCGGTCAGTTTTTTGATGGAAGCTGCCGCTACTTACTATAGCGACGGTATCCGTCCACAGAGTGAAGTGACCATTTATCTGACCGGGCCTGCTGCGATGCGCGATGGGCTGGCGGATTACGAGAAGATGCATTTCACCCCACGGGGCGCTGAAGCTTCGAGAGCTGAAGTCGCCATACCTGCCATCGCAACCGTCAACCGGGCGACCGAGGAGGAGCTGGATCACTCCTGGAAGGAGAACGAGAGTGACACGGCTCAATGGCTGAATAGAGAAAAGCAGCGTTGGGAGGCCGTGAAGTTCAAAACCCGCTATGCCGGTGATGTCACGCAGCTGCTCAAGTACCAGAGCATTGATTTCGAAGAAGGATGGCCGGTCATCGAAGGTCGTCATGTGTTGATCACCGACCTGTTGCAGCAACTGGCTGATGATCTCGGTGAGCCATTTCGCCAGGCGATGAGTCAGCGCCACAACGGCAGCGTGACGTTTGAAAAGTCATTGTCCCTGAGCTTCGATGACCGGCAAGCGATCATCGCTCAGGATGACAGCATCCGCCCCCCGGCTTCCCTCCTGGACACGGAGACACAAACTCTGTCGATGGATGAACTGCTGAGCCAGGTCGGCAAAGACCCGCTTCTCACGGTGAACCTAAACCCGCTGCAACGTCTTTTGCTGGGTGGCCTGTTGGGGGTCAATGCACTGGATAACCAGCATTTTGACGCCGCTAGTGCAATGCTTGAAAACCTTGCCAATACGATGTCGGAGTTGGGGGTCAGCCACCGTTACGGGATCATTGAACGGGAGCTGTTCAAGCAACGTCACCCGGCTTTCCTTGCTGGTTTGACGCGTGCTTCCAATCCGCCCGTGGCCCTGTCCGAAACCAGTGTCGAACTCAAGAAACAGGCACTCGAACGTCCGTTGACCCTGCAGGAGTGGGGACGGTTGGTTGCCAAAATTCAGCAAGTGTCGAAGCTCGAATACCGCGACCGGATTGGCGAACGAATCGGTGAAGTGCTGGAGAGCTTTGATCACGGCAGTTTCAAATTGGTGCCCCAGGATTTGTTGCTCGAAGGAGCGGGCGACCGGGTTGCTGGACGCTGTTACCCGCTGGCGCTGGCCATGGCTGCTGCGCTCCACAAAAACAGCACCGCGGCCAACAGCTTGCGGGAACGCTTTTACCTGGCAGTTACAGAACCTGAAGCCGCCGACTCAAGGGCGTTTTTGAGCATGATCGAGGAGCTGCGTGACGCCCCTGTCAATGAAACAGGCACGCCATTGATGCGCTCCGATCTGACTGAGATCGTAGCGATGCTGGAAGAAAAAACGGCCACCACCACCGTGATGCTCAACTCTGACAACCACTCGATGCTGGTTGCAAAAACGCTAGAGGGGCCGCATAGCACATACCTGCTCTACGATCCGAATTTCGGGATCTTCGAGTTTGCGACTGCCTCGGAGTTCGGTGAGGCGCTGACGCATTTTTTCATCCGCAAGGAGATGGCCAGGCATTACGCCGCTTTTGGGGATGTGGCGCGTCCGACCTTTGATCTGATTGAACTCAATGGTGCCGGGCTGAACGCCACGGTGCTTGCGTCCGGTGTTCAGGTCTCAAGCCTGTCGGAGCCAGGCGCGTTGCCGGAGCAAACGGCGCCGCGGGTAAGACAACGGCTGGCCAGTGCCCGAGGGCAGTCGCTGGTCAACAATGCGGTGCTGGGCAGTTCGTTGTTGGAACTGGACGCGCACTGGTGGGGTGGGCAGATCGCGCAGGCGACACGGCAATTGCAGGAGCAACACGGGCTGGCGTCGGATTCTGTTGCGTTGTTCGAGACACTGGAGATAACCCCAGCAGGGGAATACAAAATCAGTCTGGTCAACACCGATGCCGGGCAGACCATTGAGCGTGTCACCACCAGCGATCACCGGTTCCTGAGAATTAAAAACTTCCTTTCCGAAACCTTCCATTCATTGGCCGCTCGCCCGCGTGCGCCGGTCAATCCGCTTGATCCGACGGACGCCGGCAGCGTTCATACGCTCAATGCCGGGTTCACCGTACAAGCCTTGATGAACGTACTGCGTCATCACGAGACTGCAGCGAGCGGTGGTGACAAGGCCCTGACCACCGCTATACGCCTGCATGCCTACGTCAACTATGCCCAACTGGCCCATGGCAACGTGGTGGATTTGATTGGCGTTGTGAAACTGGTCCGTCAGGCACTGGACGATGAAAAGCTGATCGCCCGCACCAGCGCACCGTTGGTGCAAAAGGCCTTGGGGCATATCGCCAATGAAGGCGTCGGTACTGTGCTGGGGCTGGTGAATGTCGGGTTTGATATTTATCAGCTAAGCCACGCCACCAATGAGATTGAAAAGGCGCAGTTCGGGACGCAGTTGGCCTTTGACTCCGCGAGTGCGGTGGTAGGCGCAGCCGGTCTGGGGGCAGCCCTGGCTGGCGCGGGTACGGTGGCCTCGGTGCTGGGGGGCGCCGGGGTAATTCTTGGCGGGTTGGCAGTAGGCGTTACTGCGCTGGCCGAAGGTTTTGCGACGATTGCGGAGGAAGCCAAGGAGGTCGCGCTGTTTTTTGATGGGCTTGAAAAGTCGTATGTACAAGGCGGCTATTACCTGGACAATGCGTTGAATGCCTGGATTGCGCATCCCTTGGTTGTGTTTGCCGATTTGGATTTGCGCGCATCCACCGTCCATTTCGACAGCCCGAAATTGTTCCCCCTTCGGGACCATTTCGGGGTCCCGGATTTCGATGTGGATTACAACCGAGCCATCGATATTCGTCAGGGACTTGAGTTGCCGGACTCGGCGAGTTTCTCACCACAGGCAGGACAGACGATCGTTCTGCCCTGCAGACCCAAGACCTGGTACGGCTACGAATACAAGTTGCTGCCGTTTGTCACGTATCGTCATGCCGGCGGGTACGACACGGCACGTCGACTGGAGAAAAAGAACAAACAGGGGCAATGGCAGTTTCTGTTTTCGTTCTATTCGTTTCCCGGCGAGTACGTGGTCAACCGGCTGAACCCGGTCTACAAGCCAACGGTATTCAATGTTCGTCTCGATAACGTCGAGCGTTCACTGGCGGTACCTGCGCTGCCGAACGTGTGGCACGGGCTGGTGTCCTATCGGGTAGAAGGCGCAGGAGCTCAATGTTCCGTGCTGCTCAATCCCGGGGTGAGCCTTGAACTCGTCGCACCCGGTCACATTGCTATGCAATGGGTGCTGCTGACTCCATGGCTGGCGGAGACAGACATCCGGATAGAAGCGGGGGGACACCTTGTTTCGTGGGCGCTGGATGTGACGTTCAGTGGCGGTGGCGTTCACCATGTGTTGCTCAAGCTGTCGAACAACAAAATCGTGCGTGTAGATCTTGCTGCCTGTCGGCTGGAGGTTGTCGAAGAAGAGGCCGATCCGGCCCTCGGGGAACAAGCGTTGCTGGATCACTTCAAGACACTGACCCATGAACATCGCCTGGCCACGTCTTACACCCCCGTTCGCAACTTCGTGGTGCCGTTCGAAAAGCCGGACGAACCCAGGACGGTAGTCGCGTATTACGACTCGGCACAGGATCGTTTTCTGTACATCCGCGACCCGAATGTCCTGTTGTCCGATGAGGTGATATTGGGCGCGGTGTTGGAGGATTCGGCTTACTTCTATCACCCCGAGAGTTTCGATGTCTGGCAGGTCGATGCGATCACCGGGACGCTGGTTCAGCACTATCGTTTGCTTGTTAGAGCTGACCTGGCGATTGTCCGCTGTGAGGCCGTGACCAATGGCGGCATTCAGATCGTGCAGCAGCTCACTGGAAAGGACGGCCAGCGCGATGAACTGACCTTTGTGATCCATGACCGGGCCGTGTTGCTCAGCTCGATCACCCGCGGTCAGGATCCTGCACTGCAGGCTGTTTTGGAGGCTGACACGCTGACGGACTGGAAGCAGGTACTGGGCTACTATCACTTGCCGGTAGAGTCCGCCAATACAGTGAACTGGCGTCCCGGTGCGCTGGTTTCGATTTGTTGGCAGATCGATGAAAAGTGGCGGGATCTGGTTTGGGTGCGCAGCAGTGATGGGTTGATTATTCGTGCACCTGCCAGGCGTCACCGTGAGCGGGGATGGGCAGACTCGATCAAGGCCTTGAATGATCTTGTGCTCATTGCTCCCGCCCGTGTCGAGGGCGAAGTGTTCGTTACCTACGACAAACTTCACCAACGCCTCATGTGTCAGCAAAGGTCGATGGTGGATGGTCGCGCACAATGGTCGTCCAGCAACATCTCCCCCCCTGGGCTGAAAAATGTTGTCGCCGTTGAGCAGGACTATCTCGTCCTGACCGACTCTGGTCTGTTCTTTAACATTATGCCGGACGGGAATCTGAGACTCGGCGGGCTGACCGAGCACTGGTTCAAGGATCAAACTCAATGGTGGTCGGCGCTGGCAACGGTTGCGTTGCAATACCCGGTGCCGAGTTTTGCCATCCTGGGTTTGACCGGTTTCAAGGCCGGTTTGTGCGCCTGGTACTTGGGTGGTCGGCTGCTGCTCGCTGAAATGGGGCACGGCAAAGAAGTACGGTTGCTGAGTATTACTCCAGACAATCAGGCCACCTGGCTGTTCGATCTTTCTACCGGCAAGATTGTCCGTCAGGTTTTTATCGATCCAGACCACTTGAACACGGCATTTGCCCAGGGAACGAAACTGTTACTGGCTGAGGCATTGCCAGCCCCGACGCAGGAATGGGCGAGCTGGACCTTTAGCGACGTAACAGTGGAAGGCTCTGGCCTGAGGGCAACGACGCTTGAAGGTGTGGAGGTGGATTTACAGTACAACGAACCGGTACGGATTTCGGGCGTTAACAGCCATTGGGTTGCTGCACTGGAAGGTAAATTGAGTGAGGGCCTGGCGGCGCTGGCGAACGAACATCGATGCGCCGATTTTCTGTCCGTCAAAGATCCTGACTACCAACAATGGTACGTGGTCCAGACCGAACGGTTGATCCGCATTCCGAAGACCGCTATTGCTGCGCAATTCACGCTCGTCGGCACCCAGCATCAAACCAATGTGATGCTGCATGACAGCGGGGATGGTTTTTTGCACACCTATCCGCAAAGCAACAGGGTCGGGCCGCTCGACTATGTCCAGCGAAACGCCGAAGTACTGGTGATCGAGGAGTCGAAAACGCGTACGGACCTGCTCCCGTTGATTGCCGATGATGTCAGCATCCTGGTGCTCAAACTGGGTCAAGGTTCAACGACCTGTCGGCTTACCAGAGCCGTGTGGTTGAAACTTGAATCGGTCATTGTCGATTGCCGCCATTCGCTCGACCACTCGCCATCGGTTCCGGGAAAACTGATCTGGGATATCGTGGTTGCGGATCAGTTGTGGGCGAGCCGGGTCGATGAGCACCTGGTGATTGTGGATGCGGACATCGGACACAGCTTGATCTTTCGCGACGTGTTCTCGACCGATGTCGTTTTGCACCGGAACGTATTTCTGGCGATGAGCGGCTATCAGTCTTTCGCGGTGTCAACACTGGTAAGTACCCTGGTTGCCAGGAAGGGCAGCACGAGCAGTGTGTTACTCAAAGACATTTTGCCCACCGCAATAGTTGAAAAAATAGAAGATTGA